In a genomic window of Ranitomeya imitator isolate aRanImi1 chromosome 5, aRanImi1.pri, whole genome shotgun sequence:
- the LOC138637707 gene encoding uncharacterized protein, which yields MASDSEHSQSAQGSAASSSEGEGSQREQRGQGQGVASGRRVSQRDQGVIDVELLISSIQERGPLWDSRDSRHMDQVVLRRLWVEVAKSLWEGFDIAPAKDKANFVKRLRIRWRSMKDRFNKGIRAEEERSKSGAAAAKSVPYKYSKALQFLRPVLGRRQTHSSTLERARPAGADLHESPSDPSQPSHSDSRLAPPSGEPAAGTSGVPLPEASGAPSFGNSRQRQRASDRPAMPKFLHLSTVFQNCFKALSDKMDTRLSNIDRRLETMESELSSPAKHFFSTIAKGMVEHLTPELQISVMQACNTTYVRALQQARVMQSATMPVVPSLDIILLFAIILLFIIILPFLSPFQTRHIPFPHGGTG from the exons ATGGCGAGTGATTCTGAACAtagccaatcggcgcaggggagtgcg gcttcttcaagtgagggggaaggcagtcagcgggagcagcgaggtcagggccaaggtgtggcgtcaggacggcga gtttcacaacgggaccaaggaGTAATTGACGTGGAGCTCCTGATCtccagcatccaggagcgtggcccgttgtgggacagccgtgactcccggcacatggaccaggtggtgttgaggcgtttgtgggtagaggtggcaaagtcgctgtgggagggctttgacattgctccagccaaggacaaagccaactttg ttaaaaggttgaggatcagatggcgatccatgaaggaccgtttcaataaggggatccgggctgaggaggagcgatcaaagagtggtgctgctgcggccaagtctgtgccatACAAATACAGCAAGGctttacagttcttaagaccggtccttggccgccgaca gacacacagcagcaccctcgagagagctcgccccgcaggagcggaccttcatgaatcgccatctgacccatcacagccctcccacagcgacagcaggcttgcaccgccatctggagaaccggcagccggtacatcaggtgttcccctgcccgaggcctctggcgcaccttcgtttgggaattcccgacagcgccagcgggcctcggacaggccagccatgcccaaatttttgcatttgagcacggttttccagaactgtttcaaggcattgagcgataaaatggacactcgtctgtccaatatcgaccggcgccttgaaactatggaatccgagctctcgagtccggccaaacatttctttagtaccattgctaagggcatggtggaacaccttacgccggaactccagatttcggtaatgcaggcctgcaacactacCTACGTGAGAGCTctccagcaggctcgggtcatgcagtcagcgacaatgcctgtagtgccgtcgctg